Proteins encoded within one genomic window of Spirochaetota bacterium:
- a CDS encoding Sua5/YciO/YrdC/YwlC family protein, producing the protein MHRKKAEIITIKKLRKDGSLCKETMDRIYRSVLNREIVVMPTDSVYGIITLGMSDLRQRFSEITNWAETKFVRLISSFKMLGNIASINKFEYDFLNRIWPGEVTVLLKNVMDDVHNDEDNRIAVRFPKIRFLHELIDLIGDPLLLMDALNGRGITLCRRKDIVDAFNDRADLILIVEELCRKYPSCSCVDISTDCLKIIEEGKVCSEEIRSLYFLGKADDVV; encoded by the coding sequence ATGCATCGAAAAAAGGCTGAGATAATCACAATTAAAAAACTCAGGAAGGATGGATCTCTCTGTAAAGAGACCATGGATAGGATATATCGTTCAGTATTGAACAGAGAAATCGTTGTTATGCCAACTGATAGTGTTTATGGAATAATCACTTTGGGCATGTCTGATCTGAGACAAAGATTTTCAGAGATTACAAATTGGGCTGAGACAAAATTTGTGAGACTAATCTCATCATTCAAGATGCTTGGAAATATCGCTTCTATAAATAAATTTGAATATGATTTTTTAAATAGAATATGGCCGGGGGAGGTCACTGTTTTATTGAAAAATGTGATGGATGATGTTCATAATGATGAAGATAATCGAATAGCTGTTAGATTCCCCAAAATTAGATTTTTACATGAATTGATTGATCTAATTGGTGATCCATTGTTACTTATGGATGCTTTAAATGGAAGGGGTATTACACTTTGTAGAAGAAAGGATATTGTAGATGCCTTTAATGATCGTGCAGATTTAATACTTATAGTGGAAGAACTATGTCGAAAGTATCCATCTTGTAGTTGTGTTGACATTAGCACTGATTGTCTAAAAATAATTGAGGAGGGCAAGGTCTGTTCTGAAGAAATAAGATCACTTTATTTTTTAGGCAAAGCTGATGATGTTGTGTAA
- a CDS encoding DUF501 domain-containing protein, whose amino-acid sequence MNLDSSYCIFQEYNENDINIIKWQLECKSVHIGSIIERCRHGFPFIILLNPKKMINGKEQLNYEALSNLMWLTCPYLNDKIHIIESVGGIQRISEIILSDNLLTSKMEKAHANFYFLRSAIFHKFIGENIPQQRIDLFNTGIGGIRNISMLKCLHMHFSHFRICEDNIAGLLTFRLLEEKCSCDEVLCEDASKKG is encoded by the coding sequence ATGAATTTAGATAGCTCATATTGTATATTTCAGGAGTATAATGAGAATGATATTAATATAATTAAATGGCAGTTGGAATGTAAGAGTGTTCATATTGGAAGCATAATTGAGAGATGTAGACATGGATTTCCATTCATTATATTATTGAATCCAAAAAAGATGATCAATGGGAAGGAGCAGCTGAATTATGAAGCTCTATCAAATTTAATGTGGTTGACATGCCCTTATTTAAATGATAAAATCCATATAATAGAGTCAGTAGGTGGCATACAACGGATATCAGAAATTATTTTATCTGATAATTTACTGACTTCAAAAATGGAAAAGGCGCATGCTAACTTTTATTTTTTAAGAAGCGCTATTTTCCATAAATTTATTGGAGAAAACATCCCACAACAGAGGATTGACTTGTTCAATACCGGAATTGGGGGAATAAGGAATATATCAATGCTAAAGTGCCTGCATATGCATTTTAGCCATTTTAGGATTTGTGAGGATAACATAGCAGGATTATTAACCTTTCGTTTACTTGAAGAAAAGTGTAGTTGCGATGAGGTGTTATGTGAAGATGCATCGAAAAAAGGCTGA
- the eno gene encoding phosphopyruvate hydratase produces the protein MTIIIGVQAREILDSRGNPTVEVDVELSSGVIGRAAVPSGASTGEHEAVELRDGDKKRYGGKGVLRAVDNVNDIISGAIIEMDAVNQIEVDRTLIDLDGTPSKSKLGANAILGVSLACANAVAQTLEIPLYRYIGGIGACELPVPFMNILNGGKHADNNVDIQEFMIAPVSANSFREAFRQGVETFHSLKSVLQKKGLNTSVGDEGGFAPDLKSNEEAIEVILEAIEKAGFKPGVDIYLALDPASSEFYRDGKYILEAEKKSKKTPEEMVEFYCNWIRKYPIISIEDGMAEDDWTGWRLLTDECGDKIQIVGDDLFVTNIQRLKRGIEEGVANSILIKLNQIGTLTETIETIEMAHRAGYTSMVSHRSGETEDATIAHLSVAMNTGQIKTGSASRTDRIVKYNQLLRIEEELGIMSKFAGKEALYSISNAKK, from the coding sequence ATGACAATAATAATAGGAGTTCAAGCGAGAGAGATATTGGATTCCAGAGGGAATCCTACTGTTGAGGTTGATGTGGAGCTGTCATCTGGGGTAATTGGACGAGCTGCTGTTCCATCTGGGGCTTCAACAGGCGAACATGAAGCGGTTGAATTGAGGGATGGAGATAAGAAGAGGTATGGCGGAAAGGGTGTCCTAAGGGCAGTAGATAATGTAAATGATATAATATCAGGCGCTATTATTGAGATGGATGCGGTTAACCAGATTGAAGTAGATAGAACGCTTATTGATTTGGATGGAACTCCGAGTAAGTCAAAATTAGGTGCAAATGCTATTCTTGGTGTTTCATTGGCATGTGCCAATGCGGTGGCGCAGACATTAGAGATACCCCTTTATAGATATATTGGCGGGATCGGAGCCTGTGAATTGCCAGTCCCCTTTATGAATATACTTAATGGAGGGAAGCATGCTGATAATAATGTCGATATTCAGGAATTTATGATAGCTCCGGTTAGCGCAAATAGTTTTCGGGAGGCCTTTCGTCAGGGTGTTGAAACTTTCCATTCATTAAAGAGCGTATTACAGAAGAAGGGTCTAAATACTTCTGTTGGTGATGAGGGAGGATTCGCTCCAGATTTAAAATCAAATGAGGAAGCTATAGAGGTTATCCTCGAAGCAATAGAGAAGGCGGGTTTTAAACCTGGTGTTGATATATATCTTGCGCTGGATCCGGCTTCAAGTGAATTCTATAGAGATGGCAAATACATTTTAGAAGCAGAGAAAAAGTCAAAGAAGACACCTGAAGAGATGGTGGAATTTTATTGTAACTGGATTAGAAAGTATCCGATTATTTCGATTGAGGATGGCATGGCTGAGGATGATTGGACGGGTTGGCGTCTGCTTACAGATGAGTGTGGTGATAAGATACAGATTGTGGGCGATGACCTCTTTGTTACAAATATACAGAGGTTGAAGAGGGGTATTGAGGAGGGTGTAGCAAACTCAATACTCATTAAGCTTAATCAGATCGGCACATTAACTGAAACTATTGAGACAATAGAAATGGCACATAGGGCTGGATATACATCCATGGTCTCACACAGGTCTGGGGAAACAGAGGATGCTACAATAGCTCATCTATCAGTTGCTATGAATACTGGTCAGATTAAGACTGGTTCAGCCTCAAGGACTGATAGAATTGTAAAGTATAATCAACTATTGAGAATTGAGGAAGAGCTAGGGATTATGTCGAAGTTTGCCGGTAAAGAGGCCTTATATAGTATCAGCAATGCAAAAAAATAG
- a CDS encoding phospholipase A: MRKITIILVLCMLLAIVPTISGKILSGSYTDMLFKKDKTFPLSTYIPMYFVDGHPNAKVLMSFKYQFIESFNLFFGYNQFMFWDIHEKSRPFRDINFNPHLFYHIPIDWGLLDSVQLGIYEHKSNGKDEYDSRSYDSNYLKIIMGKVGKNYILRLTFHPYVLYQLDKTNRNIREYMGWWEADLVAGWLFSGSFEAIALYTRIFAGGVEGTDFSKGGQEALFIIRLNILGAHPAICLQFYHGYAESQLEYDKNETAYRIGLMLYI; the protein is encoded by the coding sequence ATGAGAAAAATTACAATTATTCTAGTTTTATGTATGCTTTTAGCTATAGTACCCACTATTTCAGGAAAAATTTTATCAGGAAGTTATACTGATATGCTATTTAAAAAGGATAAAACATTTCCACTATCAACATACATCCCGATGTACTTTGTTGATGGTCATCCAAATGCAAAGGTACTGATGAGTTTTAAGTACCAGTTCATTGAATCATTTAATCTATTCTTTGGATATAATCAGTTTATGTTTTGGGACATTCATGAAAAATCACGTCCATTTAGGGATATCAATTTTAATCCACATCTATTTTATCATATACCCATAGATTGGGGCCTATTAGACTCAGTTCAGCTTGGTATCTATGAACACAAGTCTAATGGGAAGGATGAATATGATTCACGTTCATATGACAGTAATTACCTGAAAATAATTATGGGGAAAGTGGGGAAAAATTATATCCTACGACTTACATTTCACCCATATGTGTTGTATCAACTCGATAAAACCAACAGAAATATCAGGGAATATATGGGATGGTGGGAGGCTGATCTAGTGGCTGGCTGGCTTTTTAGTGGATCATTTGAGGCTATTGCATTGTATACCAGAATATTTGCAGGAGGAGTTGAAGGAACAGACTTTTCAAAGGGTGGTCAGGAGGCTCTTTTTATAATTCGGTTAAACATACTGGGAGCGCACCCGGCTATATGCCTGCAATTTTATCATGGGTATGCTGAATCCCAATTGGAATACGATAAAAATGAAACTGCATACAGGATTGGACTTATGCTATATATTTAA